In Palaemon carinicauda isolate YSFRI2023 chromosome 1, ASM3689809v2, whole genome shotgun sequence, the genomic stretch GCATATTGTTGCAAGTTTTGTCATTCCCTCATGAATAATAAGTTTCCTTTTTACTCTCAAGGATCTGTCATTTCCTTCAGTGGCTTTCTTCTAATAAGGTGTATTAATTTTGACTACACAAGCAAGTTTCTGCCGGGAAACTTTTGGCCGCTTTTGGAGATTACTCATAACTATCCTACACGTTTCGGAGAAGAATTTGAACCCACGAAACATATTTGATAGTAGCATTAGTAATTTGAAAGGATTCTATGAAGGACAATATTTTGATGCAACTGTCACGCGCTGATTATACTATTTTAAAAGTGGTCGGTTTTCCCTTATAGATGACGTGCTAAAACTACAATTGCAAGCTTTGTGTTCTAACTTCCAtatacccaggacccactctaagtGAGTTCTGCGTGCATCTTTCATCAAAATTGATGAAATAGGCACTTCTTTTCTTCTATGTTTAAAACTTATATGCATCCTTCACCTTTTTATACGGAATTTATACTATGAACTAACTATTTAGCATGTTACCATTATGCTTGATACTGAAATGTGTTTTATAGGGCGAACTTTAACCAGTCATAAGTTAAAGCTTCGATAGTAGTGAAGGTCAGCAATTGTAGATGCAGTTCATCGAGAGGATTCAGTCGACTTCTTGAACAATGGGAGTTCCCGAACTGCTATCACTACTCCAACATCTAAGTAGTTTATTTGACACTAATCTCTTTTATGTAAAACACTgaatgaaacaaaaaatgaaattatatcgAAAGTTAATCATTTCAACCTAGATGACACCCATCTTGAGAATATGTTGTTATGTTATAGGCTATTTCTGAGTAAACTTTCTGATCAAGCACTGTTTCAGCTTGATCTGCGTTTCGTAAATGAGAAGAAAGCCACCTTAATCATAAGAATTCAATAACTATTTGTGAATCGTCAATCATCTTAGAAATTGGCCAAGCAGCAGAAAATCAAGTGACTgcaatattttttcctttgttggtACTCAAAAAGAATATTCATGTAACTATCAAGCTAATTTCACTGCTTGAACTATTCTAACAAGAATATGGTATTTTGTTAAGGAATGTTCACGCAATAGTGACAGTTATATTTTCGATCACTTTTTCATTTCAACGTTTTGATCACTGAACTTTACTTCAGTGGTTTTATTGATTTCATTCCCAGGCTCTTTTGAGAAATGGAATGTTgtgagtttatttatttttcccatTTATCCTTTCAAGATATTAGTAGTTAGCACTACTTTATCCTTTTTATACCTAAAGAAGTTTTATTTCTTAAAGAAGTTTCTTTTTGTCACTCTATCCGTATAATGAGCCACTTGTAACATGAAGTATACTCTTTGTTCTAAATTTGCTCCGGGACAATAAATTTAGACATATGTAGTATGGGTACTTTCATTTAAGGTTCGAATGGTCTGGACTCCACCAATGCTATAATTCTTATTAAACATTAATTTAATTTCATAACATACTGTAAATGACatcattctaaaaagaaaaaaaaacgtgtaaggaTATGGTATATTGGTACTTTCCTTATTAACTCGAATAGTTTGGACTCCGCCAATGCTATAATTTCTCTTAAACATTGATTTTACTTCATAACATGCTATAAATGGCaccactctaaaaaaaaaaaaaaaaaaaaaaaaaaaaaaaaaaaaaaaaaaaaaaaaaaaaaaaaagtatcatgtaCCCGTTTTTCAGCTACCTTGCACAACAGTGATATTTTCAGGGTATACTGAATTCTGTGATATAGTCGTGCATTTTCCCCCAATACTTGTGTACAATCCGAAAGATATAGTTTTTGTAATTTTGTGTAATTATGAAACTATTCCTCTCCTGATACTACCCTTGTAAGTGATTCCACTTACAATACTTCCATTTTTTAACGGAGGATGTGAGCTGAGGTTTGATgtgtactgggctattttcttatGGCAGTCTTGCAATTACTCTTTTTGACAATTCAGTAACAGATGTTTTACGTATCTATCATCACATGACATATGACATTCCATCTATACTATTcttatataatgataaaattaatctgATATCAAAATATTCAAATGTGAACTAAAAAAAATAGTCTACACGTActtttattttggtatttattATAAGTACAACAGATTAATACAGATTTCTTTGATTCTTAAAAGCAAAATTCATAAGGTTTAAATGTGCTCTGATTGAATATTAATCAATTTCTGGTGATCAAAATCAATAAAGATGAATATCTTTGGAAACTCTTAGTGCTGCATACCGAACACTATTTTCATTCACTGATATATTACTCTTCAAGTAAAAagttcgaaacaaggtaaaatcctTATCTTCAGTCTGTGGGGCTATTTGCAAACCTATGGTTATAGCTATGATTTAAACGTTGTTTTACACAAGCCTCTTAATAGGTTTTTACACATGTATGCCTTCACATCATTTGATAAAGTAATTAGGCTGAAATTCCAGTGCAATTGGATGGACATTCAAATGGCTCCTAATTTTTAATCGTTTCAATAGTAATATCACTAATTTCTTGATTCCTCATTAAATTCAGAGGATTAGTCTACCTTGGGCAAATAGTAGTGGTAGATTAGATTCCTTCTTGGGAGGACATAAGAACTGGACTAATAGTAGGTTGCTCATTATCTGTTGAGTAATCTTGTAATGATGGCGTAGCATGTGAGATCAAGTCTCCCAACCCATTCTTTGGTCTACCTATACCGTCACTTGTCTCAGAAGCTGAACTTGGTTGTATGAAGATATTTGTGATCTTTGACTCTAGTTTTTTAGCTAAGGCCAAAATATCAGTAACTGCATCGTTTGCTATTTTTGGAATTGCTTTAGGTGATACAATGGATGCAGAATCAGATGAGATATCCTTTTGCGATGGCTGTGAAAACGAAATGGACCAGTTTCCTGGGCCACTTAAAACAATATTGATAAAGGGAACTCTTTCGCGATACATGTCAAATAAACTCTGAAGTATATACGAAATTGTAAGAGATGGCACAGAGGTGTTTGTAGATAAAGGAACAACTGTTGAAGACCTAATATCTAGTGACGGATTAACATCTGTTAAGGGCTCAATTGTGGTAGAACCAGGTGTTGTATCATCCTCCAGTGACTGAGAGGAGTATGGTGTTGAATTCTCAGCTTCTGTTGTGTTTTCACTGGCTTCATTAGTGGAAACAAAAGTCGTTGCAGTTCCAATGTCATCTGATGAAATTGAGTCCTGTACTGTGCTGTCCATGGATGGTGGTGTCGAGGATGTTAACTTATTTTCTGGATCACtggttgattgatttgaaataGCTTGCAGTGGGTTCTCACTTGTGGGATTTTTTGTAGTTTTAGGCAGGTCACTGTTGTGAGGCGTTCCAGTAGATTTTTGGAGTTTGAGGTAGGCAAGCCATATTTCAGGCCAAGATGGAAGTTCTGACCCTTTTCCTCCCAAAATTTCAAGCAAATAGGGTGGAAGGATTGCTTGGGGGCGCCTTGCTTCATATGGGTTCGGCGGGTAAGGTAGTGACTCCTTGTAAGCAAAAATTTTGGGTTGTTCATATAAATCAGCCTGCCATGGATATTCTGTAAAGAACAGGATTATCATTGATGAATTGTACTACTTGAATttgaaaataatgtttaattaCCGATATGCCTTAATTGACAGGTATTATATATGACACTagtaaataaatcattttaaaaatatctatatatgtgaaatagtaaattaaattgaataaatggtaaattaaattgaataaatggtaaattaaatgtataatatatttcgTGAAAGATATACAACGCACTGTTGTATACTGGGATTTTAGGAAATAACGTAATATTCATAAAATCTGTGTAACATGACAACGAACACCCTTTAAAAACATGTATAATCCATGCTAAGCAATTTGGCAAAAATTAGTCTTTCACCTGGAATCAttcttttattaaaatatctatgtTTCTAAGCGTTTTCATTCTGGTAGACAGAGTAGGCACTTAACGTCTATCTAATTTGCTCTCTTAATACCGCATTGCTATCAAGGTGAATTTTTCTGTTTGACGTTATTGTCATTTTAATCATTATCTATTCCATAAGAATCTCCGAGGAAAATACCTTCATTTCCATAGGGAAATTGTACTTCTTGATTTTCACTTAGCATTGGAGGCAAAACTGCTGAGTAAGGAACGCCAAAGTACTGAGGGAGAGAGACCACAGGAGCCACTGCTATCTCTTGCGTCGTCGCGCATCTTAACAATCCAAAGAGCACCACTAGGATTATCGTCACCATTTTTTCCCTTATCATTCTTACAcctggaaaaaaaatcaaaatactatagaaataataacaatactcATTTTCTTGATCAAtgagatcttattttttttatttggtaaagaACCAGAAACACTTACCAACGAAATTTCTTTGGACAGAATTCACAAGAAACTGCAGATCCGCTTTGTCATAACAACTTTAATTCTCCTATGCTAAATGTAATATTGGCTTATTATCAGTACAGTTACGATTAATTTTAGAGCGAATTCTTTCTCCAGGGTTCTGGAAAATATTGAAGTCCTTGGTACTGGATATTGTCTTATGATAACTGTCATAGCAATCTTCCAAGCCATAGGAACTTGGAGGTAAATACTACCTTATTGAAAACGTCCTCTATTTGAACAGGTATTAAGAATTATACATTCCTCTCGATAGTATAGAGTGGAATGGATGTCCCACCATGGTTTTCTATCAAATATCTTTATAAAGGGTACATTATTGTAAATTATGATGGACGAAGACATGATAGATAATTTGAAATTGATATTGCTAGAGAAGGTGAAGGTGAGATGTTAAAAGACGTAAAAACTATAGGAACTGAGTGATGATTTAGTAAGAAATACAATCCATATGAGACCTAATGTTCTCAAAGAAACACTCACACGTCTAGCCAGGGCAGGAAGACTCCTCATCTAAAACTAACCGAGGCAAACGAATATGATGTTATAGTGTATATTGGACTCATAATATGTAACATAAAAAACAATTCATTTCTCAAAACgaaaaaacatcatatatatatatatatatatatatatatatatatatatatatatatatatatatatatatatgtgtgtgtgtgtgtgtgtgtgtgtgtgtatatatatatatatatatatatatgtgtgtgtgtgtgtgtatatatataaatatatatacctatatatatatatatatacatatatatgtatataaatatgcatatgtacacatgtatttatggatatatatgcaataagtatgtttatacatttacatacatatatatataaatatatatatatttatatatatatatatatatatatatatatatatgtatgtatatatacatttatatatatatatatacatatatatatacagtatacatatatatacatatatatatatagatagatagatagatagatagatagatatcgatatagatatatgtaaatatatatatatatatatatatatatatatatatgtatgtatgtatatacacatgtatatacatggatatacaagtaataagtatatatatatatatatata encodes the following:
- the LOC137652158 gene encoding uncharacterized protein, translated to MIREKMVTIILVVLFGLLRCATTQEIAVAPVVSLPQYFGVPYSAVLPPMLSENQEVQFPYGNEEYPWQADLYEQPKIFAYKESLPYPPNPYEARRPQAILPPYLLEILGGKGSELPSWPEIWLAYLKLQKSTGTPHNSDLPKTTKNPTSENPLQAISNQSTSDPENKLTSSTPPSMDSTVQDSISSDDIGTATTFVSTNEASENTTEAENSTPYSSQSLEDDTTPGSTTIEPLTDVNPSLDIRSSTVVPLSTNTSVPSLTISYILQSLFDMYRERVPFINIVLSGPGNWSISFSQPSQKDISSDSASIVSPKAIPKIANDAVTDILALAKKLESKITNIFIQPSSASETSDGIGRPKNGLGDLISHATPSLQDYSTDNEQPTISPVLMSSQEGI